From a region of the Calliphora vicina chromosome 4, idCalVici1.1, whole genome shotgun sequence genome:
- the LOC135956750 gene encoding pre-rRNA 2'-O-ribose RNA methyltransferase FTSJ3, which translates to MGKKSKVGKARKDKFYQLAKETGFRSRAAFKLIQLNRKFGFLQQSQVCIDLCAAPGGWMQVAKQNMPVSSIVIGVDLFPIRGLPGCISLVEDITTDKCRASLTKELQSWKADVVLHDGAPNVGRNWLHDAYQQICLTLMSLKLATEFLKNGGWFVTKVFRSKDYNALLWVLKQLFRKVHATKPSASRKESAEIFVVCQGYLAPDRIDPKLLDAKYVFEELDLEGNKKGSLLHPDKQKRIKAEGYTEQDIALRNDLSATEFMQAESGLAALQGIGSIRIDDERIANHPKTTEEILECCKDIKVLGRKDIKGLLAWWKAIKEQYFKEEEKETEVIEEEDAAPKRPLTQEEIEDMEDEELQKQISTLADEENKDVKRKRKKTLKEKAKLQEKMNLKMVIKGDDGPQEEVDQEIFDLKMVKTQEELDQMLDVVPDFDVESNQPEVPKLPKYKKYDKDDKRMDDDANYENDDEPDVSDEEDEESDMDKDGLGLSDDEQMEQSTKGGKNKKKKDQHPLIKSGDFRDKDTKRQQRVQLWYEKENLQNIDTDDDEDFDLDRIANVYKSKGVSVLGETQDTGESNLLMGKKAKRRQRHDNEKKESSSESSSDSSDDELEVDEEEGAEKTAGDMSKEPKPKKIRLSEEELALGAMMIKGKKTRRDLIDAAWNRYAFNDDILPSWFVQDEELHMTKPVPVPKELAEEYQRKVQELNVRPIKKVMEAKARKRKRAVKRLAKAKKQAEKILENADATAQEKAKQIKKIYKKAQEKKKEVTYVVAKKHQTGRRARRPAGVKGRYKVVDPREKKDKRSLVAKGKRDKRQGKGKGKGKK; encoded by the exons ATGGGTAAAAAATCCAAAGTAGGAAAAGCCCGTAAAGATAAGTTTTACCAATTGGCCAAAGAGACGG GTTTTCGTTCCCGTGCTGCTTTCAAATTGATACAACTGAATCGTAAATTTGGTTTCTTGCAACAGTCTCAAGTATGTATAGATTTGTGTGCGGCTCCCGGTGGTTGGATGCAGGTGGCTAAACAAAATATGCCTGTGTCCAGTATAGTCATTGGTGTGGATTTGTTCCCTATACGCGGCTTACCTGGCTGCATAAGTTTGGTGGAAGATATTACCACTGACAAATGTAGGGCTTCGCTCACAAAAGAGTTGCAATCTTGGAAGGCTGATGTAGTATTGCACGATGGTGCTCCCAATGTGGGTCGTAATTGGTTGCACGATGCTTATCAACAGATTTGCTTGACTTTAATGTCCCTGAAGTTGGCCACAGAGTTTCTGAAAAATGGTGGTTGGTTTGTTACAAAAGTTTTCAGATCTAAAGATTACAATGCCTTGTTGTGGGTTTTGAAACAATTGTTTAGGAAGGTGCATGCCACAAAGCCCAGTGCTTCACGTAAAGAATCTGCTGAAATTTTCGTTGTATGCCAGGGTTATTTGGCTCCCGATCGTATTGATCCCAAATTATTGGATGCCAAGTATGTGTTTGAGGAACTCGATTTGGAGGGCAACAAGAAGGGCAGCTTATTGCATCCCGACAAGCAAAAACGCATTAAAGCTGAAGGTTATACAGAGCAGGATATTGCTTTGAGAAACGATTTGTCTGCCACCGAGTTCATGCAGGCCGAAAGTGGTCTGGCTGCTTTGCAGGGCATTGGCTCGATACGCATTGATGATGAAAGAATTGCCAATCATCCCAAAACTACAGAGGAAATTTTGGAATGCTGCAAAGATATCAAGGTGTTGGGTCGTAAAGACATTAAGGGTCTTTTGGCCTGGTGGAAGGCAATCAAAGAACAATATTTCAAAGAGGAGGAGAAAGAAACCGAAGTTATTGAGGAAGAAGATGCTGCCCCAAAACGTCCTTTAACTCAAGAGGAAATTGAAGATATGGAAGATGAGGAATTGCAAAAACAAATCTCCACTTTGGCTGATGAAGAAAATAAGGATGTGAAACGCAAACGCAAGAAGACCTTGAAAGAAAAAGCCAAATTGCAAGAGAAAATGAACTTGAAGATGGTCATAAAGGGAGATGATGGTCCTCAGGAAGAAGTCGATCAAGAAATATTCGATTTGAAAATGGTCAAAACCCAAGAAGAGTTGGATCAAATGTTGGATGTAGTGCCAGATTTTGATGTGGAAAGCAATCAGCCAGAGGTACCCAAATTGCCGAAATATAAGAA ATACGACAAAGATGACAAACGTATGGATGATGATGCCAATTACGAAAATGATGATGAGCCCGACGTATCTGACGAAGAGGATGAGGAAAGTGATATGGACAAAGACGGCTTGGGTTTAAGTGATGATGAACAAATGGAACAATCCACTAAAGGAGGCaagaacaaaaagaaaaagGATCAACATCCACTGATCAAATCGGGTGATTTTCGTGATAAGGATACCAAAAGGCAACAGAGGGTACAGTTGTGGTATGAAAAGgaaaatctacaaaatatagacactgatgatgatgaagatttCGATTTGGATCGTATAGCCAATGTGTACAAGAGCAAAGGCGTATCTGTGTTGGGTGAAACACAGGATACAGGCGAAAGTAATTTGTTAATGGGTAAAAAAGCCAAACGCCGTCAGCGTCATGACAATGAGAAAAAAGAATCATCTTCTGAATCCTCAAGTGACTCTTCCGATGATGAATTGGAGGTTGATGAGGAAGAGGGTGCTGAAAAAACTGCTGGTGATATGTCAAAAGAACCTAAGCCTAAGAAAATACGTTTGAGCGAAGAAGAACTGGCCTTAGGAGCCATGATGATTAAGGGCAAAAAGACCCGACGTGATTTAATTGATGCTGCCTGGAATCGTTATGCTTTCAACGATGACATTTTACCCTCTTGGTTTGTGCAAGACGAGGAGTTGCACATGACTAAACCAGTACCAGTGCCTAAGGAATTGGCCGAAGAATATCAACGTAAGGTCCAAGAACTTAATGTACGTCCGATTAAGAAGGTTATGGAGGCAAAGGCCCGTAAGCGTAAGCGTGCCGTCAAGCGTTTGGCCAAGGCTAAGAAGCAGGCCGAAAAGATTTTGGAAAATGCCGATGCGACCGCCCAGGAGAAGGCCAAACAGATTAAGAAGATTTACAAAAAGGCTCAAGAGAAAAAGAAGGAAGTTACCTATGTGGTGGCCAAGAAACATCAAACTGGTCGCCGTGCTAGACGTCCGGCTGGTGTTAAGGGACGTTACAAGGTGGTGGATCCACGTGAAAAGAAGGACAAACGTTCTCTTGTGGCCAAGGGTAAGAGAGATAAACGACAGGGTAAAGGCAAAGGCAAGGGTAAAAAATAG
- the Slc25A46a gene encoding mitochondrial outer membrane protein SLC25A46 isoform X2 has product MAGMNNYSTLMYATNQRHVNAEDETDNLETRPVRPRNIFTTSTPADPSTLPPLNIPIQRSPQMQFQTSDEEYHVYLESLRGIHDGMAGGMKTVNSERDLSLPLDKHRVLENYYESQEDEDPEKLNMSSLGYSDEKQISIRKYLGIGVQWVSLVTENLLSHPFIVLRRQCQVYNASQRYHLHPFALIPSIIHLHRRQGVTTLWKGLGSCLLVRGMSMAMDDILSKLTTWPKEVDNRTSLKRFGQHIILKSISIALVMPFYAASLVESVQSDIASEKPGLFDVFREGSLRLLYWKYPQKGRMLPVWALIGPTVSVGITKYLFSLVIKGLSSRIMRRRIQHAQERKGAKFKDDSLENQNVEVYSNLISMLTTEVFFYPLETILHRIQLQGTRTIIDNLDNGYAVVPILTNYQGAIDCYRTTVAAEGFSGLYKGFGAIVLQFAAHIAVIKLTKWIVTQITEVISNRPPPKVVQYYNLDRGMISNSTTISPSLSSASDLDANSVGNRSVD; this is encoded by the exons ATGGCAGGCATGAATAATTATTCAACTTTAAT GTATGCCACCAATCAGAGACATGTAAATGCCGAAGATGAAACAGACAATTTAGAAACCCGGCCGGTGAGACCACGTAATATATTTACTACTTCAACACCAGCAGATCCCTCGACTTTGCCACCTTTAAATATACCCATACAAAGATCACCACAAATGCA ATTTCAAACCAGCGATGAGGAATATCACGTATATTTGGAAAGTTTAAGAGGTATCCATGATGGCATGGCTGGTGGCATGAAAACTGTCAATTCTGAAAGAGATTTATCGTTGCCTTTAGATAAGCATAGAGTTTTAGAAAATTACTATGAAAGTCAAGAAGATG AAGATCCTGAGAAGCTAAATATGAGTTCTTTAGGCTATAGCGATGAAAAAC aaatctcAATACGTAAATATTTGGGTATTGGTGTACAATGGGTTAGCTTGGTAACGGAAAATTTACTCAGTCATCCCTTTATTGTATTGAGGCGTCAATGTCAAGTATACAATGCCTCCCAAAG ATATCATTTGCATCCTTTTGCTTTAATACCCTCCATAATACATCTGCATAGACGCCAGGGTGTTACCACATTATGGAAAGGTTTAGGCAGTTGTTTGTTGGTAAGAGGCATGTCTATGGCCATGGATGATATTTTATCGAAATTAACCACTTGGCCCAA gGAAGTGGATAATCGCACTTCGTTGAAAAGATTTGGTCAACATATTATactaaaaag CATCAGCATTGCCTTGGTAATGCCATTTTATGCCGCCTCTTTGGTAGAGAGTGTGCAAAGTGATATAGCTAGCGAAAAGCCGGGTCTATTTGATGTTTTCCGCGAGGGTAGTCTACGTTTGTTATACTGGAAATATCCCCAAAAAGGACGCATGCTGCCAGTATGGGCTTTAATTGGTCCCACTGTATCTGTGggcataacaaaatatttatttag CTTGGTTATCAAGGGTTTATCCTCACGCATAATGCGTCGTCGCATACAACATGCCCAGGAGCGCAAAGGTGCCAAGTTTAAGGATGACTCCTTGGAAAATCAAAACGTAGAAGTCTATTCGAATCTTATATCCATGCTGACTACCGAAGTTTTTTTCTATCCCTTGGAAACTATATTACATCGCATACAATTGCAGGGTACACGTACCATTATAGATAATTTGGATAATGGTTATGCGGTGGTGCCCATCTTAACCAACTATCAGGGAGCCATAGATTGCTATCGCACCACAGTGGCCGCCGAGGGTTTCTCGGGTCTTTATAAGGGTTTTGGTGCCATCGTATTACAATTTGCTGCCCACATTGCAGTGATTAAGCTCACAAAATGGATTGTTACTCAAATAACGGAAGTTATATCAAATCGTCCTCCTCCCAAAGTAGTTCAATATTATAATTTAGATCGTGGCATGATTTCAAACTCAACAACGATATCGCCCAGCCTAAGTTCGGCCAGTGATTTAGATGCCAATAGTGTGGGCAATCGTTCGGTGGATTAA
- the Slc25A46a gene encoding mitochondrial outer membrane protein SLC25A46 isoform X3: MYATNQRHVNAEDETDNLETRPVRPRNIFTTSTPADPSTLPPLNIPIQRSPQMQFQTSDEEYHVYLESLRGIHDGMAGGMKTVNSERDLSLPLDKHRVLENYYESQEDVEDPEKLNMSSLGYSDEKQISIRKYLGIGVQWVSLVTENLLSHPFIVLRRQCQVYNASQRYHLHPFALIPSIIHLHRRQGVTTLWKGLGSCLLVRGMSMAMDDILSKLTTWPKEVDNRTSLKRFGQHIILKSISIALVMPFYAASLVESVQSDIASEKPGLFDVFREGSLRLLYWKYPQKGRMLPVWALIGPTVSVGITKYLFSLVIKGLSSRIMRRRIQHAQERKGAKFKDDSLENQNVEVYSNLISMLTTEVFFYPLETILHRIQLQGTRTIIDNLDNGYAVVPILTNYQGAIDCYRTTVAAEGFSGLYKGFGAIVLQFAAHIAVIKLTKWIVTQITEVISNRPPPKVVQYYNLDRGMISNSTTISPSLSSASDLDANSVGNRSVD, translated from the exons AT GTATGCCACCAATCAGAGACATGTAAATGCCGAAGATGAAACAGACAATTTAGAAACCCGGCCGGTGAGACCACGTAATATATTTACTACTTCAACACCAGCAGATCCCTCGACTTTGCCACCTTTAAATATACCCATACAAAGATCACCACAAATGCA ATTTCAAACCAGCGATGAGGAATATCACGTATATTTGGAAAGTTTAAGAGGTATCCATGATGGCATGGCTGGTGGCATGAAAACTGTCAATTCTGAAAGAGATTTATCGTTGCCTTTAGATAAGCATAGAGTTTTAGAAAATTACTATGAAAGTCAAGAAGATG TAGAAGATCCTGAGAAGCTAAATATGAGTTCTTTAGGCTATAGCGATGAAAAAC aaatctcAATACGTAAATATTTGGGTATTGGTGTACAATGGGTTAGCTTGGTAACGGAAAATTTACTCAGTCATCCCTTTATTGTATTGAGGCGTCAATGTCAAGTATACAATGCCTCCCAAAG ATATCATTTGCATCCTTTTGCTTTAATACCCTCCATAATACATCTGCATAGACGCCAGGGTGTTACCACATTATGGAAAGGTTTAGGCAGTTGTTTGTTGGTAAGAGGCATGTCTATGGCCATGGATGATATTTTATCGAAATTAACCACTTGGCCCAA gGAAGTGGATAATCGCACTTCGTTGAAAAGATTTGGTCAACATATTATactaaaaag CATCAGCATTGCCTTGGTAATGCCATTTTATGCCGCCTCTTTGGTAGAGAGTGTGCAAAGTGATATAGCTAGCGAAAAGCCGGGTCTATTTGATGTTTTCCGCGAGGGTAGTCTACGTTTGTTATACTGGAAATATCCCCAAAAAGGACGCATGCTGCCAGTATGGGCTTTAATTGGTCCCACTGTATCTGTGggcataacaaaatatttatttag CTTGGTTATCAAGGGTTTATCCTCACGCATAATGCGTCGTCGCATACAACATGCCCAGGAGCGCAAAGGTGCCAAGTTTAAGGATGACTCCTTGGAAAATCAAAACGTAGAAGTCTATTCGAATCTTATATCCATGCTGACTACCGAAGTTTTTTTCTATCCCTTGGAAACTATATTACATCGCATACAATTGCAGGGTACACGTACCATTATAGATAATTTGGATAATGGTTATGCGGTGGTGCCCATCTTAACCAACTATCAGGGAGCCATAGATTGCTATCGCACCACAGTGGCCGCCGAGGGTTTCTCGGGTCTTTATAAGGGTTTTGGTGCCATCGTATTACAATTTGCTGCCCACATTGCAGTGATTAAGCTCACAAAATGGATTGTTACTCAAATAACGGAAGTTATATCAAATCGTCCTCCTCCCAAAGTAGTTCAATATTATAATTTAGATCGTGGCATGATTTCAAACTCAACAACGATATCGCCCAGCCTAAGTTCGGCCAGTGATTTAGATGCCAATAGTGTGGGCAATCGTTCGGTGGATTAA
- the Slc25A46a gene encoding mitochondrial outer membrane protein SLC25A46 isoform X1: MAGMNNYSTLMYATNQRHVNAEDETDNLETRPVRPRNIFTTSTPADPSTLPPLNIPIQRSPQMQFQTSDEEYHVYLESLRGIHDGMAGGMKTVNSERDLSLPLDKHRVLENYYESQEDVEDPEKLNMSSLGYSDEKQISIRKYLGIGVQWVSLVTENLLSHPFIVLRRQCQVYNASQRYHLHPFALIPSIIHLHRRQGVTTLWKGLGSCLLVRGMSMAMDDILSKLTTWPKEVDNRTSLKRFGQHIILKSISIALVMPFYAASLVESVQSDIASEKPGLFDVFREGSLRLLYWKYPQKGRMLPVWALIGPTVSVGITKYLFSLVIKGLSSRIMRRRIQHAQERKGAKFKDDSLENQNVEVYSNLISMLTTEVFFYPLETILHRIQLQGTRTIIDNLDNGYAVVPILTNYQGAIDCYRTTVAAEGFSGLYKGFGAIVLQFAAHIAVIKLTKWIVTQITEVISNRPPPKVVQYYNLDRGMISNSTTISPSLSSASDLDANSVGNRSVD; the protein is encoded by the exons ATGGCAGGCATGAATAATTATTCAACTTTAAT GTATGCCACCAATCAGAGACATGTAAATGCCGAAGATGAAACAGACAATTTAGAAACCCGGCCGGTGAGACCACGTAATATATTTACTACTTCAACACCAGCAGATCCCTCGACTTTGCCACCTTTAAATATACCCATACAAAGATCACCACAAATGCA ATTTCAAACCAGCGATGAGGAATATCACGTATATTTGGAAAGTTTAAGAGGTATCCATGATGGCATGGCTGGTGGCATGAAAACTGTCAATTCTGAAAGAGATTTATCGTTGCCTTTAGATAAGCATAGAGTTTTAGAAAATTACTATGAAAGTCAAGAAGATG TAGAAGATCCTGAGAAGCTAAATATGAGTTCTTTAGGCTATAGCGATGAAAAAC aaatctcAATACGTAAATATTTGGGTATTGGTGTACAATGGGTTAGCTTGGTAACGGAAAATTTACTCAGTCATCCCTTTATTGTATTGAGGCGTCAATGTCAAGTATACAATGCCTCCCAAAG ATATCATTTGCATCCTTTTGCTTTAATACCCTCCATAATACATCTGCATAGACGCCAGGGTGTTACCACATTATGGAAAGGTTTAGGCAGTTGTTTGTTGGTAAGAGGCATGTCTATGGCCATGGATGATATTTTATCGAAATTAACCACTTGGCCCAA gGAAGTGGATAATCGCACTTCGTTGAAAAGATTTGGTCAACATATTATactaaaaag CATCAGCATTGCCTTGGTAATGCCATTTTATGCCGCCTCTTTGGTAGAGAGTGTGCAAAGTGATATAGCTAGCGAAAAGCCGGGTCTATTTGATGTTTTCCGCGAGGGTAGTCTACGTTTGTTATACTGGAAATATCCCCAAAAAGGACGCATGCTGCCAGTATGGGCTTTAATTGGTCCCACTGTATCTGTGggcataacaaaatatttatttag CTTGGTTATCAAGGGTTTATCCTCACGCATAATGCGTCGTCGCATACAACATGCCCAGGAGCGCAAAGGTGCCAAGTTTAAGGATGACTCCTTGGAAAATCAAAACGTAGAAGTCTATTCGAATCTTATATCCATGCTGACTACCGAAGTTTTTTTCTATCCCTTGGAAACTATATTACATCGCATACAATTGCAGGGTACACGTACCATTATAGATAATTTGGATAATGGTTATGCGGTGGTGCCCATCTTAACCAACTATCAGGGAGCCATAGATTGCTATCGCACCACAGTGGCCGCCGAGGGTTTCTCGGGTCTTTATAAGGGTTTTGGTGCCATCGTATTACAATTTGCTGCCCACATTGCAGTGATTAAGCTCACAAAATGGATTGTTACTCAAATAACGGAAGTTATATCAAATCGTCCTCCTCCCAAAGTAGTTCAATATTATAATTTAGATCGTGGCATGATTTCAAACTCAACAACGATATCGCCCAGCCTAAGTTCGGCCAGTGATTTAGATGCCAATAGTGTGGGCAATCGTTCGGTGGATTAA
- the Slc25A46a gene encoding mitochondrial outer membrane protein SLC25A46 isoform X4 — MAGMNNYSTLMYATNQRHVNAEDETDNLETRPVRPRNIFTTSTPADPSTLPPLNIPIQRSPQMQFQTSDEEYHVYLESLRGIHDGMAGGMKTVNSERDLSLPLDKHRVLENYYESQEDEISIRKYLGIGVQWVSLVTENLLSHPFIVLRRQCQVYNASQRYHLHPFALIPSIIHLHRRQGVTTLWKGLGSCLLVRGMSMAMDDILSKLTTWPKEVDNRTSLKRFGQHIILKSISIALVMPFYAASLVESVQSDIASEKPGLFDVFREGSLRLLYWKYPQKGRMLPVWALIGPTVSVGITKYLFSLVIKGLSSRIMRRRIQHAQERKGAKFKDDSLENQNVEVYSNLISMLTTEVFFYPLETILHRIQLQGTRTIIDNLDNGYAVVPILTNYQGAIDCYRTTVAAEGFSGLYKGFGAIVLQFAAHIAVIKLTKWIVTQITEVISNRPPPKVVQYYNLDRGMISNSTTISPSLSSASDLDANSVGNRSVD, encoded by the exons ATGGCAGGCATGAATAATTATTCAACTTTAAT GTATGCCACCAATCAGAGACATGTAAATGCCGAAGATGAAACAGACAATTTAGAAACCCGGCCGGTGAGACCACGTAATATATTTACTACTTCAACACCAGCAGATCCCTCGACTTTGCCACCTTTAAATATACCCATACAAAGATCACCACAAATGCA ATTTCAAACCAGCGATGAGGAATATCACGTATATTTGGAAAGTTTAAGAGGTATCCATGATGGCATGGCTGGTGGCATGAAAACTGTCAATTCTGAAAGAGATTTATCGTTGCCTTTAGATAAGCATAGAGTTTTAGAAAATTACTATGAAAGTCAAGAAGATG aaatctcAATACGTAAATATTTGGGTATTGGTGTACAATGGGTTAGCTTGGTAACGGAAAATTTACTCAGTCATCCCTTTATTGTATTGAGGCGTCAATGTCAAGTATACAATGCCTCCCAAAG ATATCATTTGCATCCTTTTGCTTTAATACCCTCCATAATACATCTGCATAGACGCCAGGGTGTTACCACATTATGGAAAGGTTTAGGCAGTTGTTTGTTGGTAAGAGGCATGTCTATGGCCATGGATGATATTTTATCGAAATTAACCACTTGGCCCAA gGAAGTGGATAATCGCACTTCGTTGAAAAGATTTGGTCAACATATTATactaaaaag CATCAGCATTGCCTTGGTAATGCCATTTTATGCCGCCTCTTTGGTAGAGAGTGTGCAAAGTGATATAGCTAGCGAAAAGCCGGGTCTATTTGATGTTTTCCGCGAGGGTAGTCTACGTTTGTTATACTGGAAATATCCCCAAAAAGGACGCATGCTGCCAGTATGGGCTTTAATTGGTCCCACTGTATCTGTGggcataacaaaatatttatttag CTTGGTTATCAAGGGTTTATCCTCACGCATAATGCGTCGTCGCATACAACATGCCCAGGAGCGCAAAGGTGCCAAGTTTAAGGATGACTCCTTGGAAAATCAAAACGTAGAAGTCTATTCGAATCTTATATCCATGCTGACTACCGAAGTTTTTTTCTATCCCTTGGAAACTATATTACATCGCATACAATTGCAGGGTACACGTACCATTATAGATAATTTGGATAATGGTTATGCGGTGGTGCCCATCTTAACCAACTATCAGGGAGCCATAGATTGCTATCGCACCACAGTGGCCGCCGAGGGTTTCTCGGGTCTTTATAAGGGTTTTGGTGCCATCGTATTACAATTTGCTGCCCACATTGCAGTGATTAAGCTCACAAAATGGATTGTTACTCAAATAACGGAAGTTATATCAAATCGTCCTCCTCCCAAAGTAGTTCAATATTATAATTTAGATCGTGGCATGATTTCAAACTCAACAACGATATCGCCCAGCCTAAGTTCGGCCAGTGATTTAGATGCCAATAGTGTGGGCAATCGTTCGGTGGATTAA
- the mRpL3 gene encoding large ribosomal subunit protein uL3m, with protein sequence MLRTLLVDFNKLSLRPVAVTQVRQKGQLSRPHLRNPSWFLRKERKMRDNLVTPENKSFVQEIVQDKFGPPALIKGVPSYDQSIREQLVKTQELELQPWSDTARRTGVIARKIGQYPLWLKNGERIRTTLLQIVDNHVIKYIPPEEYKPSQKPNVSNLSNYGCLLVGAESCDPSVLTKEYCGLFKDSGLMPKKHLVRFLVSPSAEIPVGTPLNVGHYRVGDYIDVRGKTVDHGFQGVVKRHGFKGMPASHGVTKTHRRAGNIGGGGEKGRVWPGTKMPGHMGNRWRISKGLRIWRINTKYNVMWVNGSAIPGSTNGLVYIYDTILPLRKHKTAPPFPTSFEQVTEGPDDIWFDKVHNFKDETITFKPEEEK encoded by the exons ATGCTGAGAACCTTATTAgtggattttaataaattaag TTTGCGGCCTGTGGCTGTTACACAAGTACGCCAAAAGGGTCAATTAAGCCGGCCACACTTAAGGAATCCATCATGGTTCTTAAGAAAAGAACGCAAG aTGCGCGACAATTTAGTTACTCccgaaaataaatcatttgtgCAAGAAATTGTACAAGATAAATTTGGTCCTCCTGCTTTAATCAAGGGCGTGCCCTCTTATGACCAGTCCATACGTGAACAATTGGTTAAAACCCAAGAATTAGAACTGCAACCCTGGTCAGATACTGCCCGTCGTACTGGTGTCATAGCCCGCAAAATTGGCCAGTATCCGTTGTGGCTTAAAAATGGTGAAAGAATACGTACCACCTTATTGCAAATTGTAGATAACCATGTCATTAAGTATATACCACCAGAGGAATACAAGCCGTCTCAAAAACCCAATGTATCTAATCTGAGTAATTATGGCTGTTTGCTAGTAGGCGCTGAAAGTTGTGATCCCTCAGTGTTGACTAAGGAATATTGTGGTTTATTTAAGGATTCTGGTTTAATGCCCAAGAAACATTTAGTAAGATTTTTGGTATCTCCCTCGGCTGAAATACCAGTGGGTACCCCTTTGAATGTGGGACACTATAGAGTGGGCGATTATATAGATGTTAGAGGAAAAAC AGTCGACCATGGATTCCAGGGTGTTGTAAAACGTCACGGTTTCAAAGGTATGCCTGCCTCTCATGGTGTTACTAAGACTCATCGTCGTGCTGGTAATATTGGTGGTGGTGGTGAAAAGGGTCGTGTCTGGCCTGGTACAAAAATGCCCGGTCACATGGGCAATAGATGGCGCATCTCTAAGGGTCTACGTATTTGGCGTATCAATACAAAATACAATGTTATGTGGGTAAATGGCAGTGCCATACCTGGCTCTACCAATGGTTTAGTTTATATCTATGATACTATATTACCATTGCGTAAACATAAAACAGCACCACCATTCCCCACAAGTTTTGAGCAAGTCACGGAAGGACCCGATGATATATGGTTTGATAAAGTGCATAATTTCAAGGACGAAACTATCACATTTAAACCGGAGGAAGAAAAGTAA